One genomic window of Tachypleus tridentatus isolate NWPU-2018 chromosome 12, ASM421037v1, whole genome shotgun sequence includes the following:
- the LOC143235255 gene encoding uncharacterized protein LOC143235255 isoform X3, protein MQCLDMYGSDDIWKENLLGGKLSSSVKTCSASDFKYLFLASVPFSHQVYSISDFPSMFNSGEGHYKNAQTVHNSPSPLQLISHLSCNASQEDTTPSVMNMKNVLPLSISSPKTFESEDINLPAKDFSYQESSRSLLVTNHHPETEGSTGSSLFLPVSHDLKFEGSAGSASVLPVSHDLESEESTESASVPSCTEGNADLVWPLSSFQHLGTKSDTGCFLDQLARQYLDTKKSTGSELDLVSNQNLEIIGSGGCISDLASHNFETEESTGCFLDQLSSQKFENEISTGCFLDQLANQSFKSEKNTGCFLDQIANQHLETERSIGCFLDQLASQHLDTEGNAGCLLNEQLDQHSKIEETPFVECSSQNVLSGDRLYDQYIWNEQDDFKREFKYPETNVQEDVKSNTLPSSEINKVQKNSSGKNLQTIVTNNASAADICGCDECNVCALCKTKDWTKFQEEHSHCNTNADLLLHNKNCKDDSMIQLPPMSECSFPSTLELNTCSVFAGKNTNMFNKVLDSDELFEKPPKQLLPDCSGLNMYQSGKSVASNKSFGENGNKFIIEEDIIDLALALKKERKTSLPKRFESQRNDKDLVKSIEERISSPSDLNIEEYSCQSYHCLDSLLCCDFEATLRPPTLKADPSMFACTLYLGKGFSQFTKPYSHQELLKEVTNYRRVILDSFEANGNSGCHYRENVVTEEPKVFDIVNSVSRLKFEPNKEVVAVGHETKEFSSDIEENNISGLRTEQPNTNTLGEGGSLQFKQFTSSEPDNYECLSTCTPVTVTEGVTSKLNRKSTETDRNWAVEYVEEDGLIKSLINLVVIGPAGAGKSTLVEHFLSRNHGVTMETAHLQFKTPAMDIAQTKFETSSGLITLLDLSGHRDSIVNIISGAFRTDGVILVFDATKKYFEMGFDAVGQTVEQAFFIKSLGVLQLAVAVNKLDVMDWAQEQYELIITKLGILFKQAGFEEKDVAYVPCSGLTGENLTGPAKQDKLTTWYKGPCLADVIGSIKLPSCCVSKPLRLSIDETCKITGSDFCVVGKVEAGNLQNGDTVLVMPAGEELVIKGSHQ, encoded by the exons ATGCAATGTTTGGATATGTATGGTTCAGATGATATTTGGAAAGAAAACTTATTAGGAGGAAAACTATCTTCGTCTGTAAAAACTTGTTCAGCatctgattttaaatatttatttttagcaaGTGTGCCATTTTCTCATCAGGTATACAGTATTTCAGATTTCCCAAGTATGTTCAATTCAGGTGAAGGTCATTATAAGAATGCTCAAACTGTTCATAATTCACCCTCACCCCTGCAGCTGATATCTCATTTGTCTTGTAATGCAAGTCAGGAAGATACAACTCCAAGTGTCATGAATATGAAAAATGTGCTACCACTTTCCATATCTTCACCCAAAACATTTGAAAGTGAAGATATCAATTTACCAGCAAAAGACTTTAGTTATCAAGAAAGTTCAAGGTCTCTTTTGGTCACTAATCATCATCCTGAGACTGAAGGAAGTACAGGATCAAGTTTGTTTCTCCCAGTTAGCCATGATCTCAAGTTTGAAGGAAGTGCTGGATCAGCTTCAGTTCTTCCAGTTAGCCATGATCTTGAGTCAGAAGAAAGTACAGAATCAGCTTCAGTTCCTTCATGTACTGAAGGAAATGCAGACTTAGTTTGGCCCCTTTCATCTTTTCAACATCTTGGGACTAAGAGTGATACAGGATGTTTCTTAGATCAGCTAGCGAGACAATATCTAGATACGAAAAAAAGTACGGGATCAGAGTTGGATCTTGTGTCTAACCAAAATCTTGAGATTATAGGAAGTGGAGGATGTATCTCAGATTTAGCTAGCCACAATTTTGAGACTGAAGAAAGCACCGGATGTTTCTTAGATCAGTTATCTAGCCAAAAGTTTGAGAATGAAATAAGCACTGGATGTTTCTTAGATCAGTTAGCTAACCAAAGTTTCAAGAGTGAAAAAAATACTGGATGTTTTCTAGACCAGATAGCTAACCAACATCTTGAGACTGAAAGAAGTATAGGATGTTTCTTAGATCAGTTAGCTAGTCAACATCTTGACACTGAAGGAAATGCTGGATGTTTGTTGAATGAACAGCTTGACCAACATTCTAAGATTGAAGAAACTCCTTTTGTTGAGTGTTCTAGCCAAAATGTTTTGTCAGGAGATAGGTTATATGACCAATATATTTGGAATGAGCAAGATGATTTCAAGAGAGAGTTTAAATACCCAGAAACTAATGTACAGGAAGATGTAAAAAGTAACACACTTCCTTCTTCAGAAATTAATAAAGTTCAAAAAAATTCTTCAGGAAAAAATTTACAGACCATTGTGACAAATAATGCTTCTGCAGCAGATATTTGTGGTTGTGATGAATGCAATGTGTGTGCTTTATGCAAAACAAAGGACTGGACTAAATTTCAGGAAGAGCATTCACATTGTAACACAAATGCAGatcttttattacataataaaaattgtaaggATGATAGCATGATTCAACTCCCTCCTATGTCAGAGTGTTCATTTCCATCCACATTGGAATTAAATACATGCTCTGTCTTCGCTGGTAAGAACACTAATATGTTCAACAAGGTATTGGACTCGGATGAATTATTTGAAAAGCCTCCTAAACAATTATTACCTGACTGTAGTGGGCTGAATATGTATCAGTCTGGCAAAAGTGTTGCATCAAACAAATCATTTGGTGAAAATGgtaataagtttataattgaggAAGATATCATTGATCTTGCACtagcattaaaaaaagaaaggaaaacttCATTGCCTAAAAGGTTTGAAAGTCAGAGAAATGACAAGGACTTAGTAAAAAGCATTGAAGAAAGAATCAGCTCTCCTTCAGACTTAAATATTGAAGAATATAGTTGTCAGAGTTATCATTGTTTGGATTCTCTGCTGTGTTGTGATTTTGAAGCTACACTTCGACCTCCAACACTGAAAGCTGATCCTTCAATGTTTGCATGTACCCTTTATCTTGGAAAAGGTTTCAGTCAATTTACAAAACCATACAGTCATCAAGAGTTGCTGAAGGAAGTGACAAACTACAGAAGAGTAATTCTGGATTCATTTGAAGCCAATGGAAACTCAG GTTGTCACTACAGAGAGAATGTGGTAACAGAGGAACCTAAAGTGTTTGATATAGTAAATAGTGTTAGTCGACTGAAGTTTGAACCCAATAAAGAAGTAGTTGCAGTTGGTCATGAAACAAAGGAATTTAG TTCAGATATTGAGGAGAACAATATCAGTGGACTAAGAACTGAACAACCAAACACAAATACCTTGGGAGAAGGTGGCAGTCTTCAGTTTAAGCAGTTCACATCATCAGAACCAGATAACTATGAATGTTTGTCTACATGCACTCCTGTAACTGTTACTGAAGGTGTAACTTCTAAACTGAATAGAAA GTCTACAGAAACAGATAGAAATTGGGCAGTTGAATATGTGGAAGAGGATGGTCTGATAAAGTCTTTAATTAACCTGGTAGTGATCGGTCCTGCAGGTGCTGGGAAAAGTACGCTTGTGGAACACTTTTTGTCCAG GAATCATGGTGTAACAATGGAAACTGCACACTTACAGTTCAAAACACCTGCTATGGATATTGCCCAAACAAAGTTTGAAACATCTTCTGGGCTTATCACCTTGCTGGATTTATCTGGCCACAGAGACTCCATAGTCAACATAATATCAG GTGCTTTTCGAACTGATGGTGTGATACTTGTATTTGATGCTACGAAGAAATATTTTGAGATGGGCTTTGATGCTGTAGGGCAGACTGTGGAACAAGCTTTTTTTATCAAGTCTCTAG GGGTGTTGCAGTTAGCAGTGGCAGTCAACAAACTAGATGTTATGGACTGGGCTCAGGAACAATATGAACTTATTATAACCAAGTTAGGAATACTTTTTAAACAAGCAGGATTTGAGGAAAAAGATGTGGCATACGTTCCATGTAGTGGATTAACCGGAGAAAACCTGACTGGACCAGCCAAGCAAGACAAGTTAACCACATGGTATAAGGGACCTTGTCTTGCAGATGTAATTG GTTCAATCAAACTTCCATCATGTTGTGTGTCTAAACCTCTACGTCTTAGTATTGATGAAACATGTAAAATTACTGGCTCTGATTTTTGTGTGGTTGGAAAGGTTGAAGCTGGAAATCTTCAGAATGGAGATACCGTCCTTGTTATGCCAGCAGGTGAAGAACTCGTGATTAAAG
- the LOC143235255 gene encoding uncharacterized protein LOC143235255 isoform X4 — MQCLDMYGSDDIWKENLLGGKLSSSVKTCSASDFKYLFLASVPFSHQVYSISDFPSMFNSGEGHYKNAQTVHNSPSPLQLISHLSCNASQEDTTPSVMNMKNVLPLSISSPKTFESEDINLPAKDFSYQESSRSLLVTNHHPETEGSTGSSLFLPVSHDLKFEGSAGSASVLPVSHDLESEESTESASVPSCTEGNADLVWPLSSFQHLGTKSDTGCFLDQLARQYLDTKKSTGSELDLVSNQNLEIIGSGGCISDLASHNFETEESTGCFLDQLSSQKFENEISTGCFLDQLANQSFKSEKNTGCFLDQIANQHLETERSIGCFLDQLASQHLDTEGNAGCLLNEQLDQHSKIEETPFVECSSQNVLSGDRLYDQYIWNEQDDFKREFKYPETNVQEDVKSNTLPSSEINKVQKNSSGKNLQTIVTNNASAADICGCDECNVCALCKTKDWTKFQEEHSHCNTNADLLLHNKNCKDDSMIQLPPMSECSFPSTLELNTCSVFAGKNTNMFNKVLDSDELFEKPPKQLLPDCSGLNMYQSGKSVASNKSFGENGNKFIIEEDIIDLALALKKERKTSLPKRFESQRNDKDLVKSIEERISSPSDLNIEEYSCQSYHCLDSLLCCDFEATLRPPTLKADPSMFACTLYLGKGFSQFTKPYSHQELLKEVTNYRRVILDSFEANGNSGCHYRENVVTEEPKVFDIVNSVSRLKFEPNKEVVAVGHETKEFSSDIEENNISGLRTEQPNTNTLGEGGSLQFKQFTSSEPDNYECLSTCTPVTVTEGVTSKLNRKSTETDRNWAVEYVEEDGLIKSLINLVVIGPAGAGKSTLVEHFLSRNHGVTMETAHLQFKTPAMDIAQTKFETSSGLITLLDLSGHRDSIVNIISGAFRTDGVILVFDATKKYFEMGFDAVGQTVEQAFFIKSLGVLQLAVAVNKLDVMDWAQEQYELIITKLGILFKQAGFEEKDVAYVPCSGLTGENLTGPAKQDKLTTWYKGPCLADVIGSIKLPSCCVSKPLRLSIDETCKITGSDFCVVGKVEAGNLQNGDTVLVMPAGEELVIKDV; from the exons ATGCAATGTTTGGATATGTATGGTTCAGATGATATTTGGAAAGAAAACTTATTAGGAGGAAAACTATCTTCGTCTGTAAAAACTTGTTCAGCatctgattttaaatatttatttttagcaaGTGTGCCATTTTCTCATCAGGTATACAGTATTTCAGATTTCCCAAGTATGTTCAATTCAGGTGAAGGTCATTATAAGAATGCTCAAACTGTTCATAATTCACCCTCACCCCTGCAGCTGATATCTCATTTGTCTTGTAATGCAAGTCAGGAAGATACAACTCCAAGTGTCATGAATATGAAAAATGTGCTACCACTTTCCATATCTTCACCCAAAACATTTGAAAGTGAAGATATCAATTTACCAGCAAAAGACTTTAGTTATCAAGAAAGTTCAAGGTCTCTTTTGGTCACTAATCATCATCCTGAGACTGAAGGAAGTACAGGATCAAGTTTGTTTCTCCCAGTTAGCCATGATCTCAAGTTTGAAGGAAGTGCTGGATCAGCTTCAGTTCTTCCAGTTAGCCATGATCTTGAGTCAGAAGAAAGTACAGAATCAGCTTCAGTTCCTTCATGTACTGAAGGAAATGCAGACTTAGTTTGGCCCCTTTCATCTTTTCAACATCTTGGGACTAAGAGTGATACAGGATGTTTCTTAGATCAGCTAGCGAGACAATATCTAGATACGAAAAAAAGTACGGGATCAGAGTTGGATCTTGTGTCTAACCAAAATCTTGAGATTATAGGAAGTGGAGGATGTATCTCAGATTTAGCTAGCCACAATTTTGAGACTGAAGAAAGCACCGGATGTTTCTTAGATCAGTTATCTAGCCAAAAGTTTGAGAATGAAATAAGCACTGGATGTTTCTTAGATCAGTTAGCTAACCAAAGTTTCAAGAGTGAAAAAAATACTGGATGTTTTCTAGACCAGATAGCTAACCAACATCTTGAGACTGAAAGAAGTATAGGATGTTTCTTAGATCAGTTAGCTAGTCAACATCTTGACACTGAAGGAAATGCTGGATGTTTGTTGAATGAACAGCTTGACCAACATTCTAAGATTGAAGAAACTCCTTTTGTTGAGTGTTCTAGCCAAAATGTTTTGTCAGGAGATAGGTTATATGACCAATATATTTGGAATGAGCAAGATGATTTCAAGAGAGAGTTTAAATACCCAGAAACTAATGTACAGGAAGATGTAAAAAGTAACACACTTCCTTCTTCAGAAATTAATAAAGTTCAAAAAAATTCTTCAGGAAAAAATTTACAGACCATTGTGACAAATAATGCTTCTGCAGCAGATATTTGTGGTTGTGATGAATGCAATGTGTGTGCTTTATGCAAAACAAAGGACTGGACTAAATTTCAGGAAGAGCATTCACATTGTAACACAAATGCAGatcttttattacataataaaaattgtaaggATGATAGCATGATTCAACTCCCTCCTATGTCAGAGTGTTCATTTCCATCCACATTGGAATTAAATACATGCTCTGTCTTCGCTGGTAAGAACACTAATATGTTCAACAAGGTATTGGACTCGGATGAATTATTTGAAAAGCCTCCTAAACAATTATTACCTGACTGTAGTGGGCTGAATATGTATCAGTCTGGCAAAAGTGTTGCATCAAACAAATCATTTGGTGAAAATGgtaataagtttataattgaggAAGATATCATTGATCTTGCACtagcattaaaaaaagaaaggaaaacttCATTGCCTAAAAGGTTTGAAAGTCAGAGAAATGACAAGGACTTAGTAAAAAGCATTGAAGAAAGAATCAGCTCTCCTTCAGACTTAAATATTGAAGAATATAGTTGTCAGAGTTATCATTGTTTGGATTCTCTGCTGTGTTGTGATTTTGAAGCTACACTTCGACCTCCAACACTGAAAGCTGATCCTTCAATGTTTGCATGTACCCTTTATCTTGGAAAAGGTTTCAGTCAATTTACAAAACCATACAGTCATCAAGAGTTGCTGAAGGAAGTGACAAACTACAGAAGAGTAATTCTGGATTCATTTGAAGCCAATGGAAACTCAG GTTGTCACTACAGAGAGAATGTGGTAACAGAGGAACCTAAAGTGTTTGATATAGTAAATAGTGTTAGTCGACTGAAGTTTGAACCCAATAAAGAAGTAGTTGCAGTTGGTCATGAAACAAAGGAATTTAG TTCAGATATTGAGGAGAACAATATCAGTGGACTAAGAACTGAACAACCAAACACAAATACCTTGGGAGAAGGTGGCAGTCTTCAGTTTAAGCAGTTCACATCATCAGAACCAGATAACTATGAATGTTTGTCTACATGCACTCCTGTAACTGTTACTGAAGGTGTAACTTCTAAACTGAATAGAAA GTCTACAGAAACAGATAGAAATTGGGCAGTTGAATATGTGGAAGAGGATGGTCTGATAAAGTCTTTAATTAACCTGGTAGTGATCGGTCCTGCAGGTGCTGGGAAAAGTACGCTTGTGGAACACTTTTTGTCCAG GAATCATGGTGTAACAATGGAAACTGCACACTTACAGTTCAAAACACCTGCTATGGATATTGCCCAAACAAAGTTTGAAACATCTTCTGGGCTTATCACCTTGCTGGATTTATCTGGCCACAGAGACTCCATAGTCAACATAATATCAG GTGCTTTTCGAACTGATGGTGTGATACTTGTATTTGATGCTACGAAGAAATATTTTGAGATGGGCTTTGATGCTGTAGGGCAGACTGTGGAACAAGCTTTTTTTATCAAGTCTCTAG GGGTGTTGCAGTTAGCAGTGGCAGTCAACAAACTAGATGTTATGGACTGGGCTCAGGAACAATATGAACTTATTATAACCAAGTTAGGAATACTTTTTAAACAAGCAGGATTTGAGGAAAAAGATGTGGCATACGTTCCATGTAGTGGATTAACCGGAGAAAACCTGACTGGACCAGCCAAGCAAGACAAGTTAACCACATGGTATAAGGGACCTTGTCTTGCAGATGTAATTG GTTCAATCAAACTTCCATCATGTTGTGTGTCTAAACCTCTACGTCTTAGTATTGATGAAACATGTAAAATTACTGGCTCTGATTTTTGTGTGGTTGGAAAGGTTGAAGCTGGAAATCTTCAGAATGGAGATACCGTCCTTGTTATGCCAGCAGGTGAAGAACTCGTGATTAAAG
- the LOC143235255 gene encoding uncharacterized protein LOC143235255 isoform X5 — translation MQCLDMYGSDDIWKENLLGGKLSSSVKTCSASDFKYLFLASVPFSHQVYSISDFPSMFNSGEGHYKNAQTVHNSPSPLQLISHLSCNASQEDTTPSVMNMKNVLPLSISSPKTFESEDINLPAKDFSYQESSRSLLVTNHHPETEGSTGSSLFLPVSHDLKFEGSAGSASVLPVSHDLESEESTESASVPSCTEGNADLVWPLSSFQHLGTKSDTGCFLDQLARQYLDTKKSTGSELDLVSNQNLEIIGSGGCISDLASHNFETEESTGCFLDQLSSQKFENEISTGCFLDQLANQSFKSEKNTGCFLDQIANQHLETERSIGCFLDQLASQHLDTEGNAGCLLNEQLDQHSKIEETPFVECSSQNVLSGDRLYDQYIWNEQDDFKREFKYPETNVQEDVKSNTLPSSEINKVQKNSSGKNLQTIVTNNASAADICGCDECNVCALCKTKDWTKFQEEHSHCNTNADLLLHNKNCKDDSMIQLPPMSECSFPSTLELNTCSVFAGKNTNMFNKVLDSDELFEKPPKQLLPDCSGLNMYQSGKSVASNKSFGENGNKFIIEEDIIDLALALKKERKTSLPKRFESQRNDKDLVKSIEERISSPSDLNIEEYSCQSYHCLDSLLCCDFEATLRPPTLKADPSMFACTLYLGKGFSQFTKPYSHQELLKEVTNYRRVILDSFEANGNSGCHYRENVVTEEPKVFDIVNSVSRLKFEPNKEVVAVGHETKEFSSDIEENNISGLRTEQPNTNTLGEGGSLQFKQFTSSEPDNYECLSTCTPVTVTEGVTSKLNRKSTETDRNWAVEYVEEDGLIKSLINLVVIGPAGAGKSTLVEHFLSRNHGVTMETAHLQFKTPAMDIAQTKFETSSGLITLLDLSGHRDSIVNIISGAFRTDGVILVFDATKKYFEMGFDAVGQTVEQAFFIKSLGVLQLAVAVNKLDVMDWAQEQYELIITKLGILFKQAGFEEKDVAYVPCSGLTGENLTGPAKQDKLTTWYKGPCLADVIVMIHRNQN, via the exons ATGCAATGTTTGGATATGTATGGTTCAGATGATATTTGGAAAGAAAACTTATTAGGAGGAAAACTATCTTCGTCTGTAAAAACTTGTTCAGCatctgattttaaatatttatttttagcaaGTGTGCCATTTTCTCATCAGGTATACAGTATTTCAGATTTCCCAAGTATGTTCAATTCAGGTGAAGGTCATTATAAGAATGCTCAAACTGTTCATAATTCACCCTCACCCCTGCAGCTGATATCTCATTTGTCTTGTAATGCAAGTCAGGAAGATACAACTCCAAGTGTCATGAATATGAAAAATGTGCTACCACTTTCCATATCTTCACCCAAAACATTTGAAAGTGAAGATATCAATTTACCAGCAAAAGACTTTAGTTATCAAGAAAGTTCAAGGTCTCTTTTGGTCACTAATCATCATCCTGAGACTGAAGGAAGTACAGGATCAAGTTTGTTTCTCCCAGTTAGCCATGATCTCAAGTTTGAAGGAAGTGCTGGATCAGCTTCAGTTCTTCCAGTTAGCCATGATCTTGAGTCAGAAGAAAGTACAGAATCAGCTTCAGTTCCTTCATGTACTGAAGGAAATGCAGACTTAGTTTGGCCCCTTTCATCTTTTCAACATCTTGGGACTAAGAGTGATACAGGATGTTTCTTAGATCAGCTAGCGAGACAATATCTAGATACGAAAAAAAGTACGGGATCAGAGTTGGATCTTGTGTCTAACCAAAATCTTGAGATTATAGGAAGTGGAGGATGTATCTCAGATTTAGCTAGCCACAATTTTGAGACTGAAGAAAGCACCGGATGTTTCTTAGATCAGTTATCTAGCCAAAAGTTTGAGAATGAAATAAGCACTGGATGTTTCTTAGATCAGTTAGCTAACCAAAGTTTCAAGAGTGAAAAAAATACTGGATGTTTTCTAGACCAGATAGCTAACCAACATCTTGAGACTGAAAGAAGTATAGGATGTTTCTTAGATCAGTTAGCTAGTCAACATCTTGACACTGAAGGAAATGCTGGATGTTTGTTGAATGAACAGCTTGACCAACATTCTAAGATTGAAGAAACTCCTTTTGTTGAGTGTTCTAGCCAAAATGTTTTGTCAGGAGATAGGTTATATGACCAATATATTTGGAATGAGCAAGATGATTTCAAGAGAGAGTTTAAATACCCAGAAACTAATGTACAGGAAGATGTAAAAAGTAACACACTTCCTTCTTCAGAAATTAATAAAGTTCAAAAAAATTCTTCAGGAAAAAATTTACAGACCATTGTGACAAATAATGCTTCTGCAGCAGATATTTGTGGTTGTGATGAATGCAATGTGTGTGCTTTATGCAAAACAAAGGACTGGACTAAATTTCAGGAAGAGCATTCACATTGTAACACAAATGCAGatcttttattacataataaaaattgtaaggATGATAGCATGATTCAACTCCCTCCTATGTCAGAGTGTTCATTTCCATCCACATTGGAATTAAATACATGCTCTGTCTTCGCTGGTAAGAACACTAATATGTTCAACAAGGTATTGGACTCGGATGAATTATTTGAAAAGCCTCCTAAACAATTATTACCTGACTGTAGTGGGCTGAATATGTATCAGTCTGGCAAAAGTGTTGCATCAAACAAATCATTTGGTGAAAATGgtaataagtttataattgaggAAGATATCATTGATCTTGCACtagcattaaaaaaagaaaggaaaacttCATTGCCTAAAAGGTTTGAAAGTCAGAGAAATGACAAGGACTTAGTAAAAAGCATTGAAGAAAGAATCAGCTCTCCTTCAGACTTAAATATTGAAGAATATAGTTGTCAGAGTTATCATTGTTTGGATTCTCTGCTGTGTTGTGATTTTGAAGCTACACTTCGACCTCCAACACTGAAAGCTGATCCTTCAATGTTTGCATGTACCCTTTATCTTGGAAAAGGTTTCAGTCAATTTACAAAACCATACAGTCATCAAGAGTTGCTGAAGGAAGTGACAAACTACAGAAGAGTAATTCTGGATTCATTTGAAGCCAATGGAAACTCAG GTTGTCACTACAGAGAGAATGTGGTAACAGAGGAACCTAAAGTGTTTGATATAGTAAATAGTGTTAGTCGACTGAAGTTTGAACCCAATAAAGAAGTAGTTGCAGTTGGTCATGAAACAAAGGAATTTAG TTCAGATATTGAGGAGAACAATATCAGTGGACTAAGAACTGAACAACCAAACACAAATACCTTGGGAGAAGGTGGCAGTCTTCAGTTTAAGCAGTTCACATCATCAGAACCAGATAACTATGAATGTTTGTCTACATGCACTCCTGTAACTGTTACTGAAGGTGTAACTTCTAAACTGAATAGAAA GTCTACAGAAACAGATAGAAATTGGGCAGTTGAATATGTGGAAGAGGATGGTCTGATAAAGTCTTTAATTAACCTGGTAGTGATCGGTCCTGCAGGTGCTGGGAAAAGTACGCTTGTGGAACACTTTTTGTCCAG GAATCATGGTGTAACAATGGAAACTGCACACTTACAGTTCAAAACACCTGCTATGGATATTGCCCAAACAAAGTTTGAAACATCTTCTGGGCTTATCACCTTGCTGGATTTATCTGGCCACAGAGACTCCATAGTCAACATAATATCAG GTGCTTTTCGAACTGATGGTGTGATACTTGTATTTGATGCTACGAAGAAATATTTTGAGATGGGCTTTGATGCTGTAGGGCAGACTGTGGAACAAGCTTTTTTTATCAAGTCTCTAG GGGTGTTGCAGTTAGCAGTGGCAGTCAACAAACTAGATGTTATGGACTGGGCTCAGGAACAATATGAACTTATTATAACCAAGTTAGGAATACTTTTTAAACAAGCAGGATTTGAGGAAAAAGATGTGGCATACGTTCCATGTAGTGGATTAACCGGAGAAAACCTGACTGGACCAGCCAAGCAAGACAAGTTAACCACATGGTATAAGGGACCTTGTCTTGCAGATGTAATTG TTATGATTCACAGAAATCAAAACTAA